The following coding sequences lie in one Vallitalea longa genomic window:
- a CDS encoding tRNA (cytidine(34)-2'-O)-methyltransferase → MNILLHEPEIPYNTGNIGRTCVASGTALHLIKPLGFFIDEKSVKRAGLDYWDKLDLHVYDDFEDFINKNPNATIYMATTKAKKTYTEVDYEKDSFIMFGKESAGIPEDILIKYPNTSIRIPMEPNIRSLNLSNAVAIVLYESLRQQNFSHMQLQGELRNFKW, encoded by the coding sequence ATGAATATATTGTTACATGAACCAGAGATACCATATAATACTGGAAATATAGGTAGAACTTGTGTTGCTTCAGGAACAGCTTTACATCTTATCAAGCCTTTAGGATTCTTTATCGATGAAAAGTCAGTAAAAAGAGCAGGGCTTGATTATTGGGACAAGTTAGATTTACATGTATATGATGATTTCGAGGATTTCATTAATAAAAATCCTAATGCTACTATTTATATGGCAACTACTAAGGCAAAAAAAACATACACAGAAGTTGATTATGAAAAAGATAGCTTCATAATGTTTGGAAAAGAAAGTGCGGGTATACCTGAGGATATTTTAATTAAATATCCGAATACAAGTATTAGAATACCAATGGAACCTAATATCAGGTCATTGAATTTATCAAATGCTGTCGCTATCGTATTATATGAATCATTAAGACAGCAGAATTTTTCACATATGCAGTTACAAGGTGAACTCAGAAATTTTAAATGGTAG
- a CDS encoding aminotransferase class I/II-fold pyridoxal phosphate-dependent enzyme: MEQKLSEKVKVIPPSGIRKFFDLVSEMEDAISLGVGEPDFDTPWNIREEGIYSLEKGKTFYTSNSGMLELRDEICKYLKRRFELDYDYKTETLVTVGGSEGIDLAFRALINPGDEVLIPEPCFVSYKPCAFLAGGKPVTIPLKEENEFRLTPEEVEQYVTDKTKILVLSFPNNPTGAIMDRDDLKKIAEVAIKHDLIVLSDEIYAELTYAQKHVSIASIEGMKERTIIINGFSKAYSMTGWRMGYAVGPKEVIAPMTKIHQYGIMCAPTTSQYAAIEAVKNSDSDVQEMRNAYNGRRKVMIEGFRRMGLECFEPLGAFYLFPSIKRTGLTSEEFANRLLKEEKVAVVPGTAFGDSGEGFIRCSYAYSIEDLKLAISRIEKFVSRLIK; this comes from the coding sequence TTGGAGCAGAAATTATCAGAGAAAGTTAAAGTAATTCCACCTTCTGGTATAAGAAAGTTTTTTGATTTAGTATCAGAAATGGAAGATGCAATATCATTAGGGGTAGGAGAACCTGATTTTGATACCCCATGGAACATTAGAGAAGAGGGAATTTATTCTCTAGAAAAAGGAAAAACTTTTTATACATCCAATTCAGGTATGTTGGAACTTAGAGACGAAATATGTAAATATCTAAAGAGAAGATTTGAGTTAGATTATGATTATAAGACTGAAACATTGGTAACAGTTGGTGGAAGTGAAGGAATAGACCTTGCTTTTAGAGCACTTATTAATCCAGGGGATGAAGTCCTTATTCCAGAACCATGTTTCGTTTCTTATAAACCATGTGCTTTTCTAGCAGGAGGAAAACCTGTAACTATACCTCTAAAAGAAGAAAATGAGTTTAGATTAACACCAGAGGAAGTTGAACAATATGTAACAGACAAAACTAAAATATTGGTTTTATCATTTCCTAATAATCCGACAGGGGCTATAATGGATAGGGATGATCTCAAGAAGATTGCAGAAGTTGCGATCAAGCATGATCTGATAGTCTTATCTGATGAAATATATGCAGAGCTTACATATGCACAAAAGCATGTTTCTATAGCTTCTATTGAAGGTATGAAAGAAAGAACGATAATCATTAATGGTTTTTCAAAAGCATATTCTATGACAGGTTGGAGAATGGGTTATGCAGTAGGACCAAAAGAGGTTATAGCACCTATGACTAAGATTCACCAATATGGTATCATGTGTGCTCCTACAACAAGTCAGTATGCAGCTATAGAAGCAGTAAAAAATAGCGATTCCGATGTACAAGAAATGAGAAACGCTTATAATGGAAGAAGAAAAGTCATGATAGAAGGATTTAGGAGAATGGGTCTAGAATGTTTTGAACCATTAGGAGCTTTTTACTTATTTCCATCTATTAAGAGGACAGGGCTGACATCTGAGGAATTCGCGAATAGATTACTTAAGGAAGAAAAGGTTGCTGTTGTACCGGGTACAGCATTTGGAGATAGTGGTGAAGGATTTATTAGATGCTCTTATGCATATAGTATAGAAGATCTGAAATTAGCAATAAGTAGAATCGAAAAATTTGTTAGTAGGTTAATAAAATAG
- a CDS encoding chemotaxis protein CheX, translated as MSVINVEYINPFIGAAQKILRDVCQLETKLQKPYLKDAKYEGDVLAVIIGVTGNIKGQVILTLSISAACNIASKMMMGMPVDQLNNMAKSAISELSNMILGNAATALSQKGLIVDITPPSICLGKDMNIMVNHSKNICVPLKFNDDSVFEINISIVEE; from the coding sequence ATGTCGGTAATAAATGTAGAGTATATTAATCCGTTTATTGGAGCTGCCCAGAAGATTTTACGAGATGTATGTCAATTAGAAACTAAATTGCAAAAGCCTTATTTGAAAGATGCTAAGTATGAGGGTGATGTGTTAGCTGTAATAATAGGTGTTACAGGTAATATAAAAGGACAAGTTATACTTACACTAAGCATTAGTGCGGCATGTAATATAGCTTCTAAGATGATGATGGGAATGCCAGTGGATCAATTGAATAATATGGCTAAAAGTGCTATTAGTGAATTATCAAATATGATACTGGGTAATGCCGCTACCGCATTATCTCAAAAAGGATTAATAGTTGACATAACTCCACCATCAATATGTTTAGGAAAAGATATGAATATTATGGTTAATCATTCAAAAAATATATGTGTACCATTGAAATTTAATGATGATAGTGTTTTTGAAATAAATATATCTATAGTGGAAGAATAA
- a CDS encoding VanW family protein yields MEELKNTNKKKKWIWITVIVAVVVIGAIVCYFFIRNNNMKEVVNRDVIYEGISIEGIDIGGLTKDEALDKMEDIIDEEIFDKEITISYKDKVYKKSYQYFEFKSNYLEVVDEAYNLFKTGSLKDRYNKIIKLKEDKIDYSVKNIYNEEKIKEFITSIKNDFNIEPKNAIIHRKNSEFIIDEEIDGLNLNVETNIANLKNAIDNFKEELTLVVEETKPQYTKEYYSNVKDVIGEYTTPHNNNKDRTKNLIIACNKMNGSIVYPGEDFATHGAISPISTKNGYKAAPIFVSGEVKDGLGGGICQVSTTLYNAVLMAELKVIERRNHSLPVTYVELGKDATMAGTQIDFVFENTTEYPVFIESYVQGGKVTIRLYGKEERDSNRRVEFKTEVIQKIAPPEPKYVKDSSLAPGQKITTKKGSSGYKVKLFKLIYVNDKLTDKQLINTSYYKPVSAIIKVAEIENPDGTMEADNITENEAVETINVIDDEESTIEDPENDSTNNNADNNNENTVENKDSNVDNDDESSADNEDNNVDNDDESPIVNDDSNIDNGEISVENEDSNIDNNDESVQHSDVDKEKEKPIDTTDDSNKDNENSNISENNVNNNESDIEDIRENDGATDEGVDDDEAGKSTGDRT; encoded by the coding sequence ATGGAAGAACTAAAGAATACTAATAAAAAAAAGAAATGGATCTGGATAACAGTAATTGTCGCCGTAGTGGTTATTGGTGCTATAGTATGCTATTTTTTCATTAGAAATAATAATATGAAAGAAGTTGTCAACAGAGACGTAATTTACGAAGGAATCAGTATTGAAGGGATAGACATAGGGGGATTGACTAAGGATGAAGCTCTAGATAAAATGGAAGATATAATTGATGAAGAGATATTTGATAAAGAGATAACTATATCTTATAAAGATAAAGTTTATAAAAAGTCATATCAGTATTTTGAATTCAAATCTAATTATCTTGAAGTAGTGGATGAAGCTTATAATTTATTCAAAACAGGAAGTCTTAAGGATAGATATAATAAAATAATAAAACTGAAAGAAGATAAAATTGATTATAGTGTAAAAAATATATATAATGAAGAGAAAATAAAAGAATTTATTACATCTATTAAAAATGACTTTAATATAGAGCCAAAAAATGCTATAATACATAGAAAAAATAGTGAGTTTATTATAGATGAAGAAATAGATGGCTTGAATTTAAATGTTGAAACTAATATTGCTAATCTAAAAAATGCAATAGATAATTTTAAAGAGGAATTAACACTTGTTGTAGAAGAGACAAAACCTCAATATACAAAAGAGTATTATAGTAATGTAAAGGATGTCATAGGGGAATATACTACTCCACACAATAATAATAAAGATAGAACTAAGAACTTGATAATTGCTTGTAACAAGATGAATGGATCAATAGTTTATCCAGGTGAAGATTTCGCTACTCATGGGGCTATAAGTCCTATAAGTACCAAGAATGGTTATAAGGCAGCTCCAATATTTGTTTCAGGAGAGGTGAAAGATGGACTTGGTGGAGGAATATGTCAAGTTTCTACTACATTATATAATGCTGTTTTGATGGCTGAACTTAAAGTTATAGAAAGAAGAAATCATTCATTGCCTGTAACTTATGTTGAATTAGGTAAAGATGCTACAATGGCTGGCACACAAATTGATTTTGTTTTTGAAAATACTACAGAATACCCTGTGTTCATTGAAAGTTATGTACAAGGGGGAAAAGTAACAATTAGGTTATATGGCAAGGAAGAAAGAGATAGCAATAGGAGAGTTGAATTTAAAACGGAAGTTATTCAGAAGATTGCTCCTCCAGAACCTAAGTATGTAAAAGATAGTTCTTTAGCTCCTGGACAGAAAATTACTACTAAAAAAGGTTCTAGTGGATATAAAGTGAAATTGTTCAAACTTATTTATGTTAATGATAAATTAACTGATAAACAATTGATAAATACCAGTTATTATAAACCAGTTAGTGCTATAATAAAAGTAGCAGAAATAGAGAACCCTGATGGAACTATGGAAGCTGATAATATAACAGAAAATGAAGCTGTAGAGACAATAAATGTTATTGATGATGAAGAGAGTACTATAGAAGATCCAGAAAATGATTCTACAAATAATAATGCAGATAATAATAATGAGAATACAGTAGAGAATAAAGACAGTAATGTAGATAATGATGATGAGAGCTCAGCAGATAATGAAGACAACAATGTAGATAATGATGATGAGAGTCCAATAGTCAATGATGATAGTAATATAGATAATGGTGAGATCTCAGTAGAGAATGAAGACAGTAACATAGATAATAATGATGAAAGTGTTCAGCATTCAGATGTAGATAAAGAAAAGGAAAAGCCTATAGATACTACTGATGACAGCAACAAGGATAATGAGAATAGTAATATTTCAGAAAATAATGTCAATAATAATGAATCTGACATAGAAGATATCAGGGAAAATGATGGAGCTACAGACGAAGGAGTCGATGATGATGAAGCTGGGAAAAGTACCGGAGACCGTACTTAA
- a CDS encoding cell wall hydrolase — MAYSARELLARIIKCEAGGEGETGMKAVATVVMNRVHAAEGEYQRVNQGDLRKVIFQPGQFDCVRSVLGGVANPQTIWASPPEQIHYDIADWALAGNKLYNLDPTLWYMNPFDPECPIYFPYNKSGVINQRIRKHCFFDPTEIYKDT; from the coding sequence ATGGCTTATTCAGCTAGAGAACTACTCGCCAGAATAATAAAATGCGAAGCTGGAGGAGAAGGAGAAACTGGAATGAAAGCAGTTGCAACTGTAGTAATGAATAGAGTTCATGCAGCTGAAGGAGAATATCAACGAGTCAATCAAGGCGACCTTAGAAAAGTTATATTCCAGCCCGGTCAATTTGATTGTGTAAGATCAGTATTAGGCGGTGTAGCAAACCCTCAGACTATCTGGGCTAGTCCTCCTGAACAAATTCATTATGATATAGCTGATTGGGCTTTAGCAGGTAATAAATTATATAACCTTGACCCTACTTTATGGTATATGAACCCTTTTGATCCTGAATGTCCCATATATTTCCCATACAACAAATCAGGAGTTATCAATCAGAGAATACGAAAACACTGTTTCTTTGATCCTACAGAAATATACAAAGACACTTAG
- a CDS encoding Lrp/AsnC family transcriptional regulator, giving the protein MRQEILGILEQNCKVTVDDLATILENPKEDIAKELSKLEKEQIICGYHTIINWDKTDIHKVTALIEVKVTPQRGQGFDKIAERIYRFKEVTAVYLMSGGFDLTVIIEGKTMKEVALFVGQKLAPLESVLSTATHFVLKKYKDHGIILEKNKKDERMAVTP; this is encoded by the coding sequence ATGAGACAAGAAATTTTAGGTATACTAGAGCAGAATTGTAAGGTAACAGTTGATGACCTAGCCACTATATTAGAGAATCCCAAAGAAGATATTGCAAAAGAACTAAGTAAATTAGAAAAAGAACAGATTATATGTGGCTATCATACGATTATCAATTGGGACAAAACTGATATTCATAAGGTTACAGCATTGATTGAGGTAAAAGTGACTCCTCAAAGAGGACAAGGGTTTGACAAGATCGCTGAAAGAATATATAGATTCAAAGAAGTTACAGCAGTCTACCTTATGTCAGGAGGATTTGATTTAACTGTAATTATTGAAGGAAAGACTATGAAAGAAGTAGCTCTTTTCGTAGGACAGAAATTAGCGCCATTAGAATCGGTTTTAAGTACAGCCACTCATTTTGTACTTAAAAAATATAAAGACCATGGTATAATACTAGAAAAAAATAAAAAAGACGAGAGAATGGCGGTGACACCATAA
- a CDS encoding uroporphyrinogen decarboxylase family protein, with protein MNSRELVFKALNFDNPDRVPRQKWTLPWANINYPDELATINSSYPDDIIGSPGFCKEKDISVGDSTEIGESSDAWGCKFLNYQRGIIGEVKEPLVKDENWKDADNIHIPIEWLTIDNDKINDFCKKTDKFVMAGACPRPFEQLQFIRGTENLFIDLMLRPKGLMDFMSKMHEFYCKLLTKWAKTNVDALNFMDDWGSQKSLLINPSIWEELFKPMYKDYIDIAHKHGKKIFMHSDGYILDIYPHLIELGLDAINSQIFCMPMNELSKFKGKITFWGEIDRQNLLPNANTDEIKDAVMYVKNNLWDNGGCIAQCEFGPGANPDNVEQVFKTWNEIS; from the coding sequence ATGAATTCTAGAGAATTAGTATTTAAGGCATTGAATTTTGATAACCCTGACAGAGTACCTAGGCAAAAATGGACATTACCTTGGGCTAATATCAATTATCCTGATGAACTTGCAACTATCAACTCAAGCTATCCTGATGATATAATAGGCTCACCTGGTTTTTGCAAGGAAAAAGATATATCTGTAGGAGATTCTACTGAAATTGGAGAATCCAGCGATGCATGGGGATGTAAATTTCTTAATTATCAAAGAGGTATCATAGGAGAAGTAAAAGAACCTCTAGTGAAAGATGAGAACTGGAAAGATGCAGATAATATTCATATTCCAATAGAATGGTTGACAATAGATAATGACAAAATAAATGACTTCTGCAAAAAAACCGATAAATTCGTTATGGCTGGTGCCTGCCCTAGACCCTTTGAACAGTTGCAATTCATAAGAGGAACAGAAAATCTATTTATCGATTTGATGCTTAGACCTAAAGGTCTTATGGATTTCATGAGCAAAATGCATGAGTTTTATTGTAAACTATTGACAAAATGGGCAAAAACCAATGTAGATGCTTTAAATTTCATGGATGACTGGGGCTCTCAAAAAAGTCTTTTGATAAATCCAAGTATATGGGAAGAGTTGTTCAAACCCATGTATAAAGATTATATAGACATAGCACACAAACATGGTAAAAAAATATTTATGCACTCAGATGGCTATATCTTAGATATTTATCCACATCTGATAGAATTAGGACTTGATGCTATTAATTCCCAAATCTTTTGTATGCCAATGAATGAACTATCAAAATTCAAAGGTAAAATTACTTTCTGGGGTGAGATAGATAGACAAAACTTGCTTCCTAACGCAAATACAGATGAAATCAAGGATGCAGTAATGTATGTCAAAAACAACTTATGGGATAATGGTGGATGCATAGCTCAATGTGAATTTGGTCCTGGTGCTAATCCAGATAACGTAGAACAGGTATTCAAGACTTGGAACGAAATATCGTAA
- the gdhA gene encoding NADP-specific glutamate dehydrogenase: MKLKNTEHIFETVKKRNQNETEFLQAVKEVLSSIDPVLDKHPEYESVVNSIIEPERFIIFRVPWIDDKGKTQINRGFRVQFNSAIGPYKGGLRFHPSVNASIIKFLGFEQIFKNSLTGLPIGGGKGGSDFDPKGKSDNEILRFCQSFMTELSKYIGAYTDVPAGDIGVGAREIGYLYGQYKRIKGLNEGVLTGKGLPYGGSLTRKEATGYGLIYLMQEILEHSNDSIKDKTVVISGSGNVAIYATEKALELGAKVVALSDSNGYIHDPNGIDLDCVKKIKEVERKRIKEYIQYHSEAEYHEGCKGIWTIKCDIALPCATQNEIDEESAKYLVANGCKAVGEGANMPSTPEAIDVYLDNDIIYAPAKAANAGGVAVSALEMSQNSMRLSWTFEEVDEKLKDIMKNIFDRINTASKEYGQEGNYVLGSNIAGFLKVAQAMHAQGSV; the protein is encoded by the coding sequence ATGAAATTAAAGAATACTGAACATATTTTTGAAACAGTAAAAAAACGAAATCAAAATGAAACAGAATTTTTGCAAGCAGTTAAAGAAGTTCTTTCTTCTATTGACCCTGTATTAGATAAACATCCAGAATATGAGAGTGTAGTTAACAGTATTATAGAACCAGAAAGATTCATTATTTTTAGAGTACCTTGGATTGATGATAAAGGTAAAACTCAAATAAATCGTGGATTCAGAGTTCAGTTCAATAGTGCAATAGGACCTTACAAAGGTGGTCTTAGATTCCATCCAAGTGTAAATGCAAGTATTATTAAATTCCTTGGTTTCGAACAAATCTTCAAGAACTCATTAACAGGACTACCTATTGGTGGTGGTAAAGGTGGAAGTGATTTCGATCCAAAAGGTAAATCTGATAATGAAATCCTAAGATTTTGTCAAAGTTTTATGACAGAGCTTTCTAAATACATAGGAGCATATACAGATGTACCAGCTGGAGATATAGGAGTCGGCGCACGTGAAATCGGTTATCTTTATGGACAATACAAAAGAATTAAAGGACTTAACGAAGGTGTTTTAACTGGAAAAGGTTTACCTTATGGTGGTAGTTTGACTAGAAAAGAAGCTACTGGATATGGATTGATCTACCTTATGCAGGAAATTCTAGAACACAGTAATGACTCAATCAAAGATAAGACAGTCGTTATTTCCGGTTCAGGAAATGTTGCAATCTATGCAACAGAAAAAGCACTTGAACTAGGAGCAAAAGTTGTAGCATTAAGTGATTCCAACGGTTATATCCATGACCCTAATGGAATTGATTTAGACTGTGTCAAGAAGATAAAAGAAGTCGAAAGAAAACGTATTAAAGAATACATTCAATATCATTCAGAAGCTGAATATCATGAAGGATGCAAAGGCATCTGGACTATCAAATGTGATATCGCACTACCATGTGCAACACAAAATGAAATAGATGAAGAATCTGCTAAATACTTAGTAGCTAATGGTTGTAAAGCAGTAGGAGAAGGTGCTAATATGCCATCAACTCCAGAAGCAATTGATGTATATCTTGATAACGATATCATATATGCTCCTGCAAAAGCAGCTAATGCTGGTGGAGTAGCAGTTTCAGCATTAGAGATGTCACAAAATAGTATGCGTTTATCATGGACTTTTGAAGAAGTTGATGAAAAATTAAAAGATATTATGAAAAATATATTCGACCGTATCAATACCGCATCAAAAGAATATGGTCAAGAAGGTAATTATGTATTAGGTTCTAATATTGCTGGTTTCTTGAAAGTAGCTCAAGCAATGCATGCTCAAGGATCTGTATAA
- a CDS encoding AraC family transcriptional regulator: MAKNILNINLSKYKNDFIILNKIFYKDILVNDILCKILGINYMHTDSNWNIHKHKHSFFEFHYITDNYVFTTSNGIKRKITPGMFYILAPGVLHSHNQENVGHTGFSMRWEISLNNTNGQSLCNLKSKQLITAFYNITSEPLYDDGTIIESVINLLKIGNLPLTEFELQLAFFQIIIRLLHFYNKDLSTFKSTTNNSDSYDNNIINNSIQFIEDNYYQDINVTDVANSVHVSYSHLSRLFKNNAGETINKYIKMVRLKKASYLLKCTNKDMKTIAKEIGYNSEYYFCNDFKKNIGMSPGNYRKNSSTLSE; the protein is encoded by the coding sequence ATGGCTAAAAATATATTAAATATAAATCTATCAAAATATAAAAACGATTTTATAATATTGAATAAGATATTTTATAAAGACATTCTAGTTAATGATATTCTATGTAAAATACTTGGAATCAATTATATGCATACAGATTCCAATTGGAATATCCATAAGCATAAACATTCTTTTTTTGAATTTCATTATATAACTGATAATTATGTTTTCACTACATCCAATGGTATAAAACGCAAAATTACTCCAGGCATGTTCTATATATTAGCACCTGGAGTATTGCATTCTCATAATCAAGAAAACGTAGGACATACTGGTTTTTCTATGAGATGGGAAATATCATTAAATAATACCAATGGTCAATCATTATGTAATCTGAAATCCAAACAATTAATTACCGCATTTTATAACATCACATCAGAACCTTTATACGACGATGGTACGATTATAGAAAGTGTAATAAACTTATTAAAAATAGGCAATTTGCCACTAACTGAATTTGAACTTCAACTAGCTTTCTTTCAAATCATCATAAGATTATTGCACTTTTACAATAAAGACCTTTCTACCTTCAAAAGTACTACTAATAATAGTGATTCTTACGATAACAACATTATCAACAATTCTATCCAATTTATAGAAGACAATTATTATCAAGATATAAACGTTACAGATGTAGCTAATTCAGTTCATGTCAGTTACAGCCACCTTTCTAGACTATTTAAAAATAATGCTGGAGAAACCATTAATAAATATATAAAAATGGTACGATTGAAAAAAGCCTCCTATTTATTGAAATGTACCAATAAAGATATGAAAACCATTGCTAAAGAAATAGGTTATAATAGTGAGTATTATTTTTGTAATGATTTCAAGAAGAATATAGGCATGTCACCTGGTAATTATAGGAAAAATAGCTCTACCCTTTCAGAGTAG
- a CDS encoding AIR synthase family protein, translating into MKLGKVPETVLKRSIFKQLNVHRDEVIVRPNVGEDCSAIQFDKDEVCVVSTDPITGAVKDIGSLAVNITANDLASSGAEPVGILLTLLLPEGFTEEELKKIMRDVNNQCGILNIEVMGGHTEVTNSVNKPIISVTGIGKAMKNKLVLTGKAQVGQDVIITKWAGLEGTAIITKDNEDKLRKHFNSDLIDNAIKLGDCISVVEEAKIAVKHGATSMHDVTEGGVFGALWEVAACSNVGLEVKLEDIPIKQETIEICEYYNINPYKLISSGCMIITTYEGELLVDKLREAGINSSVIGKIVEGKDRIVVQSDTRRALTPPKADELYKVINCLD; encoded by the coding sequence ATGAAGCTGGGAAAAGTACCGGAGACCGTACTTAAGAGATCAATATTCAAGCAACTTAATGTACACAGAGATGAAGTTATCGTTAGACCTAATGTTGGTGAAGATTGCTCTGCAATACAATTCGACAAAGATGAAGTATGTGTTGTATCAACAGATCCAATAACAGGTGCAGTAAAAGATATCGGGTCACTAGCGGTTAATATTACAGCCAATGATTTAGCTTCTAGTGGTGCAGAACCTGTAGGTATTCTATTAACTTTACTTCTTCCGGAAGGTTTTACTGAAGAAGAGTTAAAAAAGATTATGCGAGATGTCAATAATCAATGTGGAATATTAAATATTGAGGTAATGGGAGGACATACAGAAGTCACTAATTCAGTTAATAAACCCATTATCTCAGTAACCGGTATTGGGAAAGCCATGAAAAATAAACTTGTTCTAACAGGGAAAGCGCAAGTGGGACAAGATGTAATTATTACAAAATGGGCTGGCTTAGAAGGGACTGCAATAATTACTAAAGATAATGAGGATAAGTTAAGGAAACATTTCAATTCAGATCTTATTGATAATGCTATAAAGCTAGGTGATTGTATTTCTGTTGTAGAAGAGGCAAAGATAGCCGTGAAACACGGAGCTACTTCTATGCATGATGTAACTGAAGGTGGTGTATTTGGAGCTCTGTGGGAAGTTGCAGCATGTTCTAATGTAGGTCTTGAAGTTAAGCTTGAAGATATTCCTATAAAACAAGAGACTATTGAAATATGCGAATATTATAACATCAATCCATATAAGCTAATTTCTAGCGGATGCATGATTATCACTACATATGAAGGGGAATTATTAGTAGACAAGTTGAGAGAAGCAGGAATCAATTCTTCAGTAATTGGCAAAATAGTAGAAGGAAAAGACAGAATAGTTGTTCAATCCGATACTAGAAGAGCACTAACCCCACCTAAAGCAGATGAGTTATATAAAGTTATTAATTGCCTAGATTAA
- a CDS encoding Fur family transcriptional regulator has translation MQHIAELLKAHKLKVTPQRIAIFKILYDSKEHPSAEHIYKCLQETHPTMSLATVYKTLDTLKKAGLVQEFNVGEDSFRYDANVKAHPHMICLKCNQVFDLNTEKLDNIKKYVEEDTDFDIQYEKIFFYGICGNCKKESN, from the coding sequence ATGCAACATATAGCTGAGCTATTAAAAGCACACAAACTTAAGGTTACTCCTCAAAGAATCGCTATATTCAAGATACTATATGACAGCAAGGAACATCCAAGTGCAGAACACATATATAAATGCTTACAAGAAACACATCCTACCATGAGTTTGGCTACTGTTTACAAAACTCTTGACACTCTAAAAAAAGCAGGATTGGTCCAAGAATTTAATGTAGGCGAAGACAGTTTTAGATATGATGCTAATGTAAAAGCACATCCTCATATGATATGTCTAAAATGCAACCAAGTATTTGACCTTAATACTGAAAAACTAGATAATATAAAAAAATATGTAGAAGAAGATACAGATTTTGATATTCAATATGAAAAAATATTTTTCTATGGAATATGCGGTAACTGTAAAAAAGAATCAAATTAA